The Mycolicibacterium smegmatis genome has a window encoding:
- a CDS encoding carboxymuconolactone decarboxylase family protein: MSSRPALNTALPEAYKSVITLNEQCEKAAADAGVSPLAVELVRIRASQINGCAFCLRMHVRDALAKGESTDRIAVIPAWRETAYFTDEERAALAIAEEITDISNPPRASDAELLTALSTQQVAVLRWLAVTINAFNRIAISSHYKVGP, translated from the coding sequence ATGTCCAGTCGCCCGGCGCTCAACACCGCGTTGCCCGAGGCCTACAAGTCGGTGATCACGCTCAACGAGCAGTGCGAGAAGGCCGCCGCCGATGCCGGCGTCAGTCCGCTGGCCGTCGAACTGGTGCGGATCCGCGCGTCACAGATCAACGGATGCGCGTTCTGCCTGCGCATGCACGTGCGTGACGCGTTGGCCAAGGGCGAGAGCACCGACCGGATCGCCGTGATCCCGGCCTGGCGGGAAACCGCCTACTTCACCGACGAGGAACGCGCGGCGCTGGCGATCGCCGAGGAGATCACCGACATCTCGAACCCGCCACGGGCCTCGGATGCCGAACTGCTGACCGCGCTGAGCACACAGCAGGTCGCTGTGCTGAGGTGGCTCGCGGTGACCATCAACGCGTTCAACCGCATCGCGATCAGCAGTCACTACAAAGTCGGTCCCTGA
- a CDS encoding GNAT family N-acetyltransferase, producing the protein MATTYVQVQAEPLTVAPRYSVLLSTDTELIEAGQRLRREVLTDECGYTAAGTGFDADSFDDHCVHVLVRDNRTEELVGCARILPTGGVFATGGLYAAKSFDLTALDPLRLSLLEWGHAVVRADHRNGAVLMMMWSAILDYADRYGYDHLFGCITVPTHPLGSVPGAQVRAVRDFMRRDFATPDCYAVHPYRPVVIDGVPLDDMPLDTAAVSDSPVPALVRGYLRLGARVCGEPAHDPLFGVAHFPTLLRTGRFDGGSVLNRTDGW; encoded by the coding sequence ATGGCCACCACCTACGTTCAGGTTCAGGCGGAACCCCTGACGGTCGCGCCGCGCTACAGCGTGCTGCTGTCCACCGACACCGAACTCATCGAGGCCGGGCAACGGCTGCGCCGTGAAGTGCTCACCGACGAGTGCGGATACACCGCCGCCGGAACCGGATTCGACGCCGACAGTTTCGACGACCACTGCGTACACGTGTTGGTGCGTGACAACCGCACCGAGGAACTGGTGGGCTGTGCCCGGATCCTGCCGACCGGCGGCGTGTTCGCCACCGGGGGTCTGTACGCCGCGAAATCCTTCGACCTCACGGCTCTCGACCCGCTCCGGCTGTCCCTGCTCGAATGGGGGCACGCCGTGGTGCGGGCCGATCACCGCAACGGCGCTGTCCTGATGATGATGTGGTCGGCCATCCTCGACTACGCCGATCGATATGGCTACGACCACCTCTTCGGCTGCATCACGGTGCCGACGCATCCGCTGGGCAGCGTTCCCGGCGCCCAGGTGCGTGCGGTGCGCGACTTCATGCGTCGCGACTTCGCGACGCCGGACTGCTACGCAGTGCACCCGTACCGGCCTGTGGTGATCGACGGCGTGCCCCTCGATGACATGCCCCTGGACACTGCAGCGGTGTCGGACTCGCCGGTACCCGCGCTGGTGCGCGGATACCTGCGCCTCGGCGCTCGCGTGTGCGGCGAACCGGCCCACGACCCGCTGTTCGGCGTCGCGCACTTCCCGACCTTGCTCAGGACGGGACGCTTCGACGGTGGCTCCGTGCTGAACCGCACTGACGGGTGGTGA
- a CDS encoding GNAT family N-acetyltransferase: MSINAVRTGHEPASYSVRLSSEVVEDALRLRHEALAGHGLPAPALDGDRFDEHCLHVLVRDDASGELVGSCRILPHDGATDAGGLYLATAFDVSALDPLRPAALEFSRAVIRPGHRNSRAALALWSGVLGYAEQHGYAHLVGSVPMPLHPAGEVRAMRNLLRREHAAPGRYTVRPYRPVVHDALHLPGHEPQCTLPEPLAAQVRLGARLCGDPAYDPEFGVAHFPMLQFLRPS; this comes from the coding sequence ATGAGCATCAACGCGGTCCGCACCGGCCACGAGCCTGCGAGCTACAGCGTGCGGCTGTCATCGGAGGTGGTCGAGGACGCGCTGCGGCTGCGTCACGAGGCGCTCGCCGGACACGGCCTTCCCGCGCCGGCGCTCGACGGTGACCGCTTCGACGAACACTGTCTACATGTCCTGGTGCGTGACGACGCCTCGGGCGAGCTGGTGGGCAGCTGCCGGATTCTGCCCCACGACGGCGCGACCGACGCCGGAGGGCTCTATCTCGCAACGGCATTCGATGTCTCGGCGCTCGATCCGTTGCGGCCGGCCGCCCTCGAATTCAGCCGGGCGGTGATCCGTCCCGGACACCGCAACAGCCGGGCCGCGCTCGCCTTGTGGTCGGGAGTGCTCGGGTACGCCGAGCAGCACGGCTACGCACACCTCGTGGGCAGTGTCCCGATGCCGCTGCACCCCGCCGGCGAGGTCCGCGCGATGCGCAACCTGCTGAGGCGCGAGCACGCGGCGCCCGGCCGCTACACCGTGCGCCCGTACCGGCCCGTGGTACACGATGCGCTGCACCTGCCCGGACACGAACCACAGTGCACGCTGCCCGAACCGCTGGCCGCGCAGGTTCGCCTCGGCGCCAGGCTGTGTGGTGACCCGGCGTATGACCCCGAGTTCGGGGTCGCGCACTTCCCGATGCTTCAGTTCCTGCGTCCGTCGTGA
- a CDS encoding DUF4193 domain-containing protein, whose amino-acid sequence MATDYDAPRTKEVDEVADESLEDLAARRASADTAVIDEDEVVDSFDLPDVDLTGEELTVRVVPKQQDEFTCSSCFLVQHQNRLALQRGNEQICVDCV is encoded by the coding sequence ATGGCTACCGATTACGACGCGCCTCGTACCAAAGAGGTCGACGAGGTTGCCGACGAGTCACTCGAAGACCTTGCCGCCCGACGCGCGTCCGCCGACACTGCGGTGATCGACGAGGACGAGGTCGTCGACTCATTCGACCTCCCCGACGTGGACCTCACCGGTGAGGAACTCACAGTCCGGGTGGTCCCCAAGCAGCAGGACGAGTTCACCTGCTCCAGCTGCTTCCTGGTGCAGCACCAGAACCGTCTGGCTCTGCAACGCGGCAACGAGCAGATCTGCGTCGACTGCGTCTGA
- a CDS encoding TMEM165/GDT1 family protein has translation MLAALALSFGVIFIAELGDKSQLMAMTFALRYRWWVVLGGITLATTAVHLISVAVGHYLGAALPTHLLGIVAGVAFVFFGLWTLRGDRLSEDEATRAQRTSAPAFFAVTSAFLLAELGDKTMLATITLAADNDWVGVWIGSTIGMVAADALAIVVGAIAGKHLPERMIQIAAAVLFLGFGFFMLLENIWHAPALLLVAASLGIVAALAAMVFALPERLRPQVLRRSSAAADTEEDTGLREPAQREV, from the coding sequence ATGCTGGCCGCGCTGGCGCTGAGCTTCGGAGTCATCTTCATCGCCGAGCTCGGGGACAAATCGCAGCTCATGGCGATGACCTTTGCATTGCGTTACCGCTGGTGGGTTGTCCTCGGCGGCATCACGCTCGCGACCACGGCCGTCCACCTCATCTCTGTCGCGGTCGGCCATTACCTGGGAGCCGCGCTACCGACCCATCTGCTGGGCATCGTCGCGGGCGTCGCGTTCGTGTTCTTCGGGCTGTGGACGCTGCGCGGCGACCGCCTCTCCGAGGACGAGGCCACCCGGGCCCAACGCACGAGCGCGCCGGCGTTCTTCGCGGTCACCTCGGCGTTCCTGCTGGCCGAGCTCGGCGACAAGACGATGCTCGCGACCATCACCCTGGCAGCTGACAACGACTGGGTGGGGGTGTGGATCGGGTCGACCATCGGCATGGTGGCCGCCGACGCGCTGGCCATCGTGGTCGGGGCCATCGCCGGCAAGCATCTGCCCGAGCGGATGATCCAGATCGCCGCGGCGGTGCTTTTCCTCGGGTTCGGCTTCTTCATGCTGCTGGAGAACATCTGGCACGCGCCGGCTCTGCTGCTCGTGGCGGCCTCGCTGGGCATCGTCGCCGCACTGGCCGCGATGGTGTTCGCGCTGCCGGAGCGGTTGCGCCCGCAGGTGCTGCGGCGCTCGTCGGCTGCGGCGGACACAGAAGAAGACACCGGCCTACGAGAACCGGCCCAGCGCGAAGTGTGA
- a CDS encoding SIS domain-containing protein, producing MNPDAFVADLERKPAVLSRLATSLAAGNPWADVVPPGIERVVLIGMGSSAYAGGVAAARMRARGLVAVSDLASSSLLPRWGAGALVVATSATGGSVETLDALERMQAANPSATFVALTNTPGSALAQRCGAVVDLAADPEEGGVACRTYQHTVAMLIALEEQLSGGDTSALAGAVAASATASAHLLDTEDSWRPRVADLLLGPAGTHLAAPAHRFSSAQQGALMLRECPRLPAVGCETGDWSHVDVYLTKTTDYRLLVFAGSPWEQQLAEWTTMRKTTVVAVGGDVPSAQFTVRYPGDTDDDAGDLVRLLTEVLIPELVAARAWQESARNRTA from the coding sequence GTGAACCCCGACGCGTTCGTCGCCGATCTGGAACGTAAACCGGCCGTCCTCAGCCGGCTCGCGACCAGCCTCGCCGCCGGCAATCCGTGGGCCGACGTGGTCCCGCCGGGCATCGAGCGGGTGGTGCTGATCGGCATGGGGTCGTCGGCCTACGCCGGTGGCGTGGCCGCCGCACGCATGCGGGCCCGCGGCCTGGTCGCGGTGTCCGATCTCGCGTCGTCGTCACTGCTGCCGCGCTGGGGCGCTGGCGCCCTGGTGGTCGCGACCTCGGCGACGGGCGGATCGGTGGAAACCCTCGACGCGCTCGAGCGCATGCAGGCAGCCAACCCGTCCGCGACCTTCGTCGCCCTCACGAACACGCCGGGTTCGGCGCTCGCGCAACGGTGCGGCGCAGTCGTCGACCTCGCGGCCGATCCGGAGGAGGGCGGCGTCGCCTGCCGCACCTACCAGCACACCGTCGCGATGCTCATCGCCCTCGAGGAGCAGTTGTCCGGTGGTGACACCTCGGCGCTCGCCGGGGCGGTGGCCGCGTCGGCAACCGCCAGCGCACACCTGCTCGACACCGAGGACTCGTGGCGCCCACGCGTCGCCGACCTACTGCTCGGTCCGGCGGGCACACACCTCGCAGCCCCGGCCCACCGGTTCTCGTCTGCTCAACAGGGTGCCCTGATGCTGCGCGAATGTCCCCGTCTGCCCGCGGTGGGCTGCGAGACCGGCGACTGGAGCCACGTCGACGTGTACCTGACCAAGACCACCGACTACCGCCTGCTCGTGTTCGCGGGATCCCCATGGGAACAGCAACTCGCCGAGTGGACGACGATGCGGAAGACCACGGTGGTGGCCGTCGGTGGCGACGTCCCCAGCGCGCAGTTCACGGTGCGCTACCCGGGCGACACAGATGACGACGCCGGTGATCTCGTGCGCCTGCTGACCGAGGTGCTGATACCCGAACTCGTCGCGGCCCGCGCCTGGCAGGAGTCGGCGCGTAATCGGACCGCTTAG
- a CDS encoding glucosamine kinase, protein MIELDRLDLGGGRRLVITSEPDAAVPQVRDADGHWRRAGPGDGVAEAMLDALNQNPGTTKHGNFTLLSWASQTARGERPITVDQTNESVIVGDAAVVKWATHLQEGPHPAPARIKALRGNGFRGMPMPWGLVTWQTADHPETLVVTVDEYLPDAVDGWTWAVALVTDAAQDRAAVPALVDAVTAVGCVVAELHAAQADTARPATAADARSWREAALETVETAATLGTSVSGELLRARREDVEAVVGTLGDLAGIPVLAGHGDLHVGQVLRAGGRYVVTDFDGNPVLPAEARVKPVPAALDVAGMAQSLAHVAIVARKYTELAPAALADVDRLARTTFVGAYTDRLETLGHRSVYDPAPLRALRLQQVLREIIYAARHLPRWMYVPDAALPALLDEGTST, encoded by the coding sequence GTGATCGAGCTCGACCGGCTCGACCTCGGTGGCGGGCGCCGTCTGGTGATCACGTCCGAACCCGATGCGGCAGTGCCGCAGGTCCGTGACGCCGACGGTCACTGGCGTCGCGCGGGACCGGGCGACGGGGTCGCCGAGGCGATGCTGGATGCCCTGAACCAGAACCCGGGCACCACGAAACACGGCAATTTCACGCTGCTTTCGTGGGCTTCGCAGACTGCGCGGGGAGAGCGCCCGATCACCGTCGACCAGACCAACGAGTCGGTGATCGTGGGCGATGCGGCCGTCGTCAAATGGGCCACGCACCTGCAGGAGGGACCCCACCCTGCGCCTGCGCGCATCAAGGCGTTGCGCGGCAACGGTTTCCGGGGGATGCCGATGCCATGGGGGCTGGTGACGTGGCAAACCGCCGACCATCCCGAGACCCTGGTGGTCACCGTCGACGAATACCTGCCCGACGCCGTCGACGGGTGGACGTGGGCCGTCGCGCTGGTCACCGATGCCGCACAGGATCGCGCCGCCGTCCCCGCGCTGGTCGACGCGGTCACCGCAGTGGGGTGTGTCGTCGCGGAACTGCATGCGGCCCAAGCGGACACGGCCCGCCCGGCCACCGCGGCCGACGCGCGGTCCTGGCGCGAAGCCGCCCTGGAGACCGTCGAGACCGCCGCGACACTGGGCACCTCGGTGAGCGGCGAACTGCTGCGGGCCCGACGAGAAGACGTCGAGGCCGTCGTCGGCACGCTCGGCGACCTCGCGGGCATCCCTGTGCTCGCGGGCCACGGTGACCTGCACGTCGGGCAGGTGCTGCGCGCCGGTGGCCGCTACGTGGTCACCGATTTCGACGGCAACCCTGTGCTGCCGGCCGAAGCACGGGTCAAGCCCGTCCCCGCCGCGCTCGACGTCGCGGGCATGGCGCAGTCGCTGGCCCACGTCGCGATCGTCGCCCGCAAGTACACCGAGCTGGCCCCCGCGGCACTCGCCGACGTCGACCGCCTCGCCCGCACCACGTTCGTCGGCGCGTACACGGACCGGCTCGAGACACTCGGCCACCGCTCGGTCTACGACCCGGCGCCGCTGCGAGCGCTGCGGCTGCAACAGGTGCTTCGGGAGATCATCTATGCAGCACGCCATCTCCCACGCTGGATGTACGTACCCGACGCGGCACTGCCCGCCCTCCTCGACGAAGGGACAAGCACGTGA
- a CDS encoding glycosyltransferase, with translation MNTSDTLKIMFWPESAYGPTNQCIGLAAVLRERGHTIVFAAESSWAGKLAPFGFIEELVDLAEPAAGGEDEDPGKFWTDFIAETAPEFRKPTIEQLQTFIQPTYQALIDGAKYCEPRLREIIETHRPDVIVEDNVVLFPALATAGVPLVRIVSCSPLEITAAQVPPPFSGLPSADDAEWAAYRAEFDRTHRAMWTDFNAWVQAQGADPLPELEFMPRDNAANLYVYPAEADYTQVRPLDGTWIRMDSSVRETDEDYTVPEHLADRPADSGLIYLSLGSLGGADVELMQRLVDVLGKTRHRFIVSKGPQADQITLADNMTGAQMLPQTKVIPQVDLVISHGGNNTVTETLHFGKPLVVLPLFWDQYENAQRIDELGFGIRLDTYGFADAELTDAVDRLLADTELRTKLDGIGAAIRARDGLRVGADAIERAGLEHRA, from the coding sequence GTGAACACCTCCGACACGCTGAAGATCATGTTCTGGCCCGAATCCGCCTACGGCCCCACCAATCAGTGCATCGGGCTGGCGGCCGTCCTGCGCGAACGCGGCCACACGATCGTGTTCGCCGCGGAGAGCTCCTGGGCCGGCAAGCTCGCGCCGTTCGGATTCATCGAGGAACTCGTGGATCTCGCCGAACCGGCCGCGGGCGGCGAGGACGAGGATCCGGGGAAGTTCTGGACCGACTTCATCGCCGAGACCGCACCGGAGTTCCGCAAGCCGACCATCGAGCAGTTGCAGACGTTCATCCAGCCGACCTATCAGGCGTTGATCGACGGCGCGAAGTACTGCGAACCGCGCCTGCGCGAGATCATCGAAACCCACCGGCCCGACGTCATCGTCGAGGACAACGTGGTGCTGTTCCCCGCGCTGGCCACCGCGGGCGTCCCGCTCGTGCGGATCGTCTCGTGCAGCCCGCTGGAGATCACCGCTGCGCAGGTGCCGCCACCGTTTTCCGGCCTGCCGAGTGCTGACGATGCCGAATGGGCCGCCTACCGCGCCGAATTCGACCGTACCCACCGCGCCATGTGGACCGACTTCAACGCGTGGGTGCAGGCCCAGGGTGCCGACCCGCTTCCCGAGCTGGAGTTCATGCCGCGCGACAACGCCGCGAACCTCTACGTCTATCCGGCCGAGGCCGACTACACGCAGGTCCGTCCGCTCGACGGCACGTGGATCCGCATGGATTCCAGCGTGCGCGAGACCGACGAGGACTACACCGTGCCCGAGCATCTCGCCGACCGCCCCGCCGACAGTGGGCTGATCTACCTGTCGCTGGGTTCTCTGGGCGGTGCCGATGTCGAACTCATGCAGCGCCTCGTGGATGTCCTGGGCAAGACGCGGCACCGGTTCATCGTCAGCAAGGGTCCGCAGGCCGACCAGATCACCCTGGCCGACAACATGACCGGCGCGCAGATGCTGCCGCAGACCAAGGTGATCCCGCAGGTCGACCTGGTGATCTCACACGGTGGCAACAACACCGTGACCGAGACGCTGCACTTCGGCAAACCGCTCGTCGTGCTGCCGCTGTTCTGGGACCAGTACGAAAACGCCCAGCGCATCGACGAACTCGGCTTCGGCATCCGGCTGGACACCTACGGGTTCGCCGATGCCGAGCTGACCGACGCGGTGGACCGCCTGCTCGCCGACACCGAACTGCGCACCAAGCTCGACGGCATCGGTGCCGCGATCCGTGCCAGGGACGGCCTGCGCGTGGGGGCCGACGCCATCGAGCGTGCCGGCCTGGAACATCGGGCGTGA
- a CDS encoding TetR/AcrR family transcriptional regulator, producing MPVSRAERREKLLRAAQSAVMKHGVDVQLKQVAAEAGLTPSAVLYHFPDIQTLLIEANRAGIERFYDARLRAVAGDAPPDRKLVTTIESGLPVDADDPDVKLMCALGGAAARHPAYAVMLTALYDRQVAMYQVILESGAAQGIFALTSSSLAVARNIVALEDAYGYRMVARHPSLDVDTAVDLICDYARVATGHPLPRPVRT from the coding sequence GTGCCCGTCAGCCGAGCCGAACGTCGCGAGAAGTTGCTGCGCGCTGCCCAGAGCGCGGTGATGAAGCACGGCGTCGATGTCCAGCTCAAGCAGGTGGCGGCCGAGGCGGGCCTGACACCGAGCGCGGTGCTCTACCACTTCCCGGATATCCAGACCCTGCTGATCGAGGCCAACCGGGCCGGTATCGAGCGCTTCTACGATGCGCGGCTGCGCGCCGTCGCGGGGGATGCGCCACCGGACCGCAAGCTGGTGACGACCATCGAATCCGGGCTGCCGGTCGACGCCGACGACCCCGACGTCAAGCTCATGTGCGCGCTCGGCGGCGCGGCCGCACGTCACCCGGCCTACGCCGTCATGCTGACCGCGCTGTATGACCGTCAGGTCGCGATGTACCAGGTGATCCTCGAATCCGGCGCCGCCCAGGGTATTTTCGCGCTCACCTCGTCGTCGCTGGCCGTCGCGCGCAACATCGTCGCGCTCGAGGACGCCTACGGCTACCGGATGGTGGCACGGCACCCCAGCCTGGATGTCGACACCGCCGTCGACCTGATCTGTGACTACGCGCGGGTGGCCACCGGCCATCCGCTTCCCCGACCCGTCCGAACCTGA